Within the Melitaea cinxia chromosome 12, ilMelCinx1.1, whole genome shotgun sequence genome, the region AAATTAAACCTTGTTTTTTGTTGACCCAAGAAAATTCCTTATGGATCCATACACCACTATGACCCGGGGCCGGGGGAACCACTCTTTGGGAGGAACCATTTGTTACGTCCAACAGGGAAATTAAACCTGGCAACTCTACATCCAACCTAAATTCTAAAATACCTACTAACAATGTTTGTGTAAACTTGGTGTAAACTGTAAATAtacaacattaataaaatataaatgtagaaAGTAatccaaaatttataaaaaataatttttgtcattTAGGTGGTCATTTAGGTACATCGTCTAGTCCATTTGGTGCTCTTTTCGTTCTAATAAAGTAGGTAACTATGTCGCGCCAAGTCGACTCTTTTATCTCTAAGCTTTTACAAGGTGCAGGCCTTGAAGGCGTTGAAAATGATTTCTGTGATTTTACAATAGCAGATCAAAACTCGGTTGCCGAATCTCAAGGAATTACACCGACTACACCTTCAAACTTTAAACCTGTGCTAGGTGGTAATGTAACATACGTTGTCGCTTGCGTAATTATAAATGATCGAGACGAATTACTTTTAATGCAAGAAGCGAAAGAAAGTTGCGCTGGAAAATGGTACCTTCCCGCAGGGAGAATGGAGAAAGGAGAAACTATCGTACAAGCTGCGGCCAGAGAAGTGCTTGAAGAAACTGGCCTACACTTCAAAGCTGAAACTTTATTAGTCGTTGAAACAGCAGGAGGAACTTGGTTTAGATTTGTTTTAACGGGAAATGTTATTGGAGGTGAACTTAAAACTCCAGCGAAAGCTGATAAAGAATCTCTACAAGCCAAATGGATTTTCAACTTACAAGAGATATCATTGAGAGCAAATGATATACTGCATCTTATTGATAAAGCCAAATTATACAAGCAAAGTAAACCTGGAGTGACGTGGCATAAACATATCCTTCCTGCGCCAATCCCACATGTAAAAGACTTGATGAGGTTGATAGTGTTAATAAAAAAGAGAAGTACAAATAGATTGCATGTACTGTTGAGTGAGAAAACAACACTACATTTTCCTACATGTGAGATTAATCCTGCTAAAAGTATGCATTCAACGTTAAGAAGGTTTATGGTAGAAATGTTTGGTGCCGATGTTGCTCAACACAGACCCTTAGGTCTACTTAACATAGAAGCAGACCCATCAGCTGATGGTTGTTGCCTTACCTTGCTTGTTGTGTTCAGACCTCCTTTAGAAGAAGTACCTTTGATTGGTAAATGTGCTTGGCATGAGTTATCTGAAGACATTCACAAAGATCTGTTGCCTGTAGTATTGTCAAAAAATTCTACAATCGAGTTACACGTTGTGCGCtaaaaatattgtctattttattttatattgccaTTGGAAAGACTCAATTATTTAACCTTAAACTTAAGCTCTCTTGTTATCTTTTTGAaagaataactttatattttaatcatgTAATCTCACTAGTATTTTGTTGTAGTGTCTAACACTGTTGTTAAAGTTTGTATACATACTAACATAAAATGACATTCCAATGTTATataatgaaaaagaaattttgGTGAAGGTGATTTTatactttgttatattttacaattatatttacatactttttatgacttaaattaaaaatctcttaaaacaatatatttttcagtATTTGAATCTCGGCAACTGAATGAACATCagcaaatattaataatttaaaacattttgtgattacttataataattacaacacaatatataaagtattatataattgaCATTTGTACCTTCAGTAACATATTATTAAGGaaatagatttataaataaataatcaacatTCTTTATTATTCAGTATTTTACATGTTAACGTACTCAAACATACAATAAACTAGCATAGTATTAGATATGCGGATAGGATATTGTTTATGCCAATCATTACAATTTGTATAAAGCTGTAAACTAGAAAAGTATAAGAAAACTTATGATCTGGATTAaggattaataaaaaacattcaagatttttaatgatttatttaagcGATACAAAAACATGCAGTGACTAGAAAACCACAATAAATTAGGCACTACCTATCATTTTAAACCCAAAATGTAACATTGCATTTATcatgtaattattttacatcGCTTTGCTACGATAAAATTTGCCACAATTAATtctgaatgaaaatatttataaaataattttttttcctaataactataattcatttcaaattctttcttttttcaACTACAATTGTAAAAAAGTATGTATACATCTAGGTTTCTATTTATgctttagaataataattacaattaataatttttttttataattttttcagaaatacaaataaacattaatttcatATGAAATCTCGAAGAAGTTAATtgaattaactttatttttataatttattatgtaaagaaTCAGTGCAGtataaacgaaaaatatataattacatcagtattcatacatacatacatacattatctTCTATCCTATGCTAATACTGCTAATCTAAAAATGCATTTGTGTGAACGACATTTTACATGGTAACaggaattacaatataatttaacattaatatgtacattttgtacaaaaaaaaaaaaacttataagtaAGTCATGTTCGCAACTATATCAAAACTCATTcattacaaaactaataaaatttctGAATCATTCAAGCCATAATCGATTTCTTACGTTAGTATTTTGCATGaactttaaagtttttatttcactaaatacaaatttttcatgattataatataataatccaATCGATTTATCACAACCAAAATTAGATAAGAACACTTATCAAATATGAGTCCATATCATGAGTTTCGATGATGATATCTAGTACCaatagataaaaaaacattttattattatttaatttgcaataatgatataaaaactaGTAGGATTTTCCTAGTTGAGCTAGGtgttcgattttaatttttttttattttcaaggtCGTAGTATCCAATAATAATGTAGTCGTTTCATAatcttatttatacaaataaaaataagtttacctaattaatataattatgctgTAAGAAACCTAATACCtgaaacttattataaatttaattaaatatttaacgtaagaaattaattattagctTTCAATTATAAAGTTTGAAGCATGATGCTTAATGATGTCATGTATAAAAGATATAAGAAAACAAATAGTATGGATATCAATATGGAAACAAGTAGTCTATAATTTCTACTTAAACTTATTGTATACAACAGTTACAGTCTATGATTTAAAAGCATCATCGGAATATAATTAGCCTTGAAATAGTTTTCATGTAACATTCTGATATAATACAAGTCCATGTCTTTTCTTTTTGACATAGTGCCTGTGTCATGTATGCATtagatgaaaattttaaaatttgttaattatcTAGCTGAATGCCTTGTATCCAAGTATTTAAATCACTAGATGCAGGACAATCTATAACATTCTCAGAGGTTACATCTGGAGTAAGTAACCGTCGTGCAGCTGCCTGACCAGACAGAAAGGCACCATGAACTGTTGAGTAGAAACTGCTGTGTGTATGCTCTCCAGCAAAGAGTAACACAGGCTGAAAACAtggaaaacaatatttttaattttctattggATAGTTAGTTTCTCTACACTagtggtcgcgggttcgattcctactcAGGCTGGATTTGTATTTGGACAAATATTAATTCCTGGTCTGAGTGTCTTTCTATGTGGGGTTTTCCGATTTGTTAGTAAAGAGAGTagagaatatattcgccaacctgcaatggagcagtgtggtggattaagctcaaatcATTAACCTACATAGAGAAAATAGCTGATTACAATAATTAACAGTTAAGTTACAACATGAATCCAtctaaaaatcttaattatgagtctttttattttaaatccacATAGATTATCAACAATAAGCGAAGAAAAATCGACATTTACTAGTACCCACAGTGAGTGCATCTCAACCAACCAACATGataatatgacatttctttatttgcCAAAATACATAcagtaaacataaataaaattatagtcgGCGGATTTTTCAGAGtgcaaatatttaatactaaaatatagaaaaatattattttcacaaaTCATATTGGTAAAATTAcgacaaaaatttaagtaacaaaagaaatcatcaataaaaattacatttacattaataaaaaacctttgcaagataattaaaagaCATACTTAACGATTTTATGATAAGatccataatatttatatgtgattTATGTAAGTTTGTTAGCAAAGGATTGTGCTATGTGTTTCAATTGTGGTAATAATTCCAAATGGTTATAACTTATTAATTCAACTTTCGGGTTTTTTTCTCCAACAGGAACAACAtgatagtaaatataatttagaaaagCCTTGCTATTTTTTAGAAAAACCAGTGTTACAATCTCTTGCCATTTATAGTTTAAATCTTTAACTTAAATAGATTACCTTTTTGTCATGAACATTTCGGAACAGTGGTTGTCCTAAACTCTCAATATCACTCTGACTAGCCCCTACAGCGATAGCTGTATAAGAGCCTCTGGTATAGGGCTGCTTTTTCCAACTTGTGCTGTAACAAAAATGTAggaaaatttatattcatatctATTACAAACAGAAAGGAAAATTCATGTGTCATGTATAACTGAGTGCAAGATGCAACaatcaaaatattgttttctaatgtttatgcgaatttcactcattacaatgaaacaacttagTCAGATTTTATCtcagtttattaagttttttagatgcctggCGATTGACAGTCGTCCCGTTACcatgattgctgtaaagtatctgaaacatcgggcatctaaaaaacttaataaggcTCAAGTAAAtctgaaaaaattgtttcaatgttatcaaaatatttataacaaattaaaaatatatattttttttgattgtttGTGTGAATGTTAAGTTTTATCTCTATAACTAGTCTAACAATAAGCATCTCTCAAATTGTTTATACTtcataaaacacaaaataaaagtgaaaaaaatattttttgcttgtAAAATTACGATTTCCATTTTCATATTTACCATACACAAGATTGAGGTTCAGGCACAAAAGGATCATTTAGAAATTTTCGTAAGATCTTTGTACAAGTACTTGAAACTTCTTCTGTTGACAATGTTTCCATATATTCGGCCTCTTTGCCAGAAAGCCAGCCCAATAACAAAGTTTCCGTTACTTTCACAAAAGAGTAAATCTTTTTGTACCACATTTGTGAAATGTCTTCAGTAATTTGTGTAGTGTCCCAAAGTAGCATCATTTCAGTTACATCTGGGTTTAGAAAAGGCCTTTCgtattctaaatatattttattgacagCACCGAATAATAACCGTTCTATTGATTCTAATTTATACTGTGGTAATGCAGGTTCAAATAATGATGCTGCTGTTTCTTTAAGCACTCCCAATGGTACAGTACATACCACATGATTAGCATAAAAGCTTTGTCCATTTTCACATACTACTTCCACACAATAGGACAACTTTTTGCTAATTTTTTCAGGAGTTTTACCAAACCCCTCACTGGAATCACCGGCCTTTTCAGAAGTAGCTTTAGAAAAATCTTCTATCACAGTTTGATCAGAGTCTTCAGATTCCTCCCCAACATCTTCAAAATACCTTAAATTACTATGTTCTTCTGAAtcccatttaatttttatgactgGGTGATTAGACAATATTCTGTCAGGTGTTATATTCTTAGTCATAGGTCCCAATATAGAACTAAACCCTGAAGGTATTACAATATTGCCACCTTGTAATTCCGTGTAGCTGCCTAATTCTAAGAGATCAATATCGTCCATCGAATTACATCCAGATATACAAGTTTCACGTTTCAATAAGCAATCAAAAATTAATCTTCTCAACTTTTTTTCTTCTGAAGACGGGAGACGTTCTAAATAAATAGTAGCTTCCAAATTAATGTGCTCACCCACACTGTGTATATCAGGAGGTGGGAGATactgacataaaaaatactCCTCGCAACGCCTCAGGAAGCAAACGTAAGCTTCGTGAATTTCATGTAATACACCGAAAGGAACTTGCTTTCCATCTTCAGTAGCCGCAATAACCTTGTGTGGTTTgggtatatttattatgttcaCAAGACCATTTGTAGTTGCTAGTTCATAAATTGGATTTCCTAGAACACCGTGAATGTAATTTGCTCCTAGTTCCACGTTGTGATTTTTTAATGGAATAGATATGATTCTTCCACCGATACGATTTCTAGcttctaaaattataaagtcATCCATGCCATTTTTGATAAAGTGATTGGCTGCGGCTAGCCCAGCTATTCCAGCacctataattattacattgtatttatttacttcatattttatttgaGAATTTAAATTTTCGTCACCCATAATATTTAAAGactttgctatatatatatatttttttgttgctgAGCTTTTGACGCTCAGACAGCTGTTACTTTGACATAAATAATGCATTTCCAACTTGACACAAAGATGTGTTATCAGcattataatgatttttgtgataaatttatatattacatacaaataaaattattaaggaaAGAACATTACACAAATGCTACCAATCTTATTTTCGttctatttataaatgtattatatttgtataaacatatgtatattcatcgaaaaaaaatgtttctatttCAGTCgaatgttacctataacacaagaattaagtggcttaccttaggaacagacgaccatgtatctatgttaaaaatatttatttatttacataagtaCAAATATATGCCATATGGGGAATATTGGAAATATTTACCATATTAGGAAATGATAGTCATAAAagattgttttaaaaacaaaatgtttacaaaactaTATTATAACACCATCCATCTAACTTAAATATGGGTTAAAATCATAATGGTACTTTAAGAAGAACGATATGTTTTCACAATATAAAATTGCCTTAAGAAAGTGTCGATCTTGTTTGGATGGTCTATCGCATGTAGTAACGAAATTCAAATAGTGATAAGCAtcttaaatctattttaataattagtagAAGTAAAATTGATCTACAAGTGTAAACTATTTTCGGTGAAAAATCAAACTTACATGAACCgcattagtgttttttttttactttgactaTTGgagttcaatttttttatctttatccagaaaaccaacagctttaCAAATGATGTACTTTACAGCTATATATATGGTATATAGTATTGATAATAACAgcttttctttaaattaacaaataacactGTAACTGTAACActgtaacaattatttattagttattaatatGCTTAAGCTTAAATACTTCAGTTTTCTGCGTCATCATTTCTGTCGTTAAGTCTTACCTTGCAAAAAATAGAGTAATTATCTTTATGTGTATTCTTTTACAGCTTATCACCGTAATAGTAACAACAATAAGAGCCGAGAGTGTTAGAGTTTGTCGTGGGCCAGATTGACGACATTAGTCTTAAGCCTTAGCTGTTACGAGCCGGATTGATGGCATTGGCGGGCCGGATTCGTCCCACGGGCCGTTGTTTGAAGACCACTTTTTAACGTGGGGacaaaccaccacgtgtgagtaGACCTCCATCTTgtataagcaagttattttactctttgccTCCACCTGAGTGAGGCGAGATGAAgttgcgctagcattcgccatctcACCCTGGTGTTTGAAGACCCCTGGGGTAACCTATAGCCATACTTTTTGGGGATAGATGTATATTGCGAATTGCGATTGGTAGGGATAGGCATTGAGAGTGGTAACAGATGATTTCTACGGAATCGCGTTTGcggtaagtataaaaaaaatatgtggtgtcatgggacaccaggtaggaacgaagttccttcggatagtatagaagcaacacaactTGGAAAAAagatgttgaattttatacatattttctagttcttgattttttttttaattttgttgattggtttttaattaagtacttataagtatttaggaaatttactattttagaaaataacaaataccgtaaaataaaataaatcaaacaaaataataataataataattcaaacaattaagtgaaataaaaaatcatatgtctttatttatttttgtcgacagtataaaattacataaataatttaaaaaaaaaagtttactagtaatattttagttttacaaacgtcatattatacagtgactgatattacgtcacttccgttgtatatttttcttacggtatttttttcagtttggtcGCCcaaccaaatgtcaagcctgtcgtaagaaacttcgttccaaaaatccTTTGGCAACTTGGGAGATTTTAATACCCcagttttttactttaaataaaaaacaatgttaagTACTACGTTGTTCGAGCCACCCTCCCCTGTAACGCATCGTAACCTTTTACAAGACCCCCCCCCCACTTCCCAAATTGcattacgtaatacttgaacgCCCCATTCTTTCGttcattttatgtattattacaaATCTATTAAATTGTAGATTTGTAGAGTGACATAGTCAGATAGCtcttaaaatatagataaaaaaacttaaataagaaATGATTTAAGATTTTATCGTAAGATTTCACATCAATAAAAtcttattcaaaaattatacaaGTCTCCTTGATTTTTGTCATCTGTGTTTTATcccaataattatattatagcaCTATATACCATTAGGGTAGGCCATACAGGTTAATAACGtcaaatctaaattaaattcaatgcTTCACTCATGTACAATTTATGTTTTGTaggaattaaaattatatagtcGATGAATACAACTTTATCTCGAGATAGCCATCCCTAAAGTACAGATCTACAAATCCTGACACCCCGTCTCCCCCGCTTCATCTTCCTGTTTTTAGCAAATTGATGCTATCTCGTTCTCTTATTCGAGTTTTCCTATTGCTATTTCATTTTAGTGACCTTTGAATATGctgaataataatatcataaaatctTTGTTTACTTCTTCACTTGTGTTTGACTTGTATCTTGCGTGTTGTTGTTATTGtgagtaaaaatattatcagcCCAAGTTTCCTTTTATATCGATTGAAAGATTACTAATTTTTGGAAACTAAGAAGTATAGATATAGGAATTGTAAATCTGAGTGCTATTAAAAGTTGATCTAAATTTATATCGAAAGTCATTGTGTGTAATCAATTGCTTACAAATTTATTTGCTGTTGTGCTAGTCAGTGCTTGTATTATGTAATGGAAGGATGTTATCCATTGACCATGGATGTATAATATGTTCACATCATTTAATACTGTGTTTTCTAAATaggtgaaataaataaacattgtaaGTATCGACACGTGGGTCTCAGTGTAATAAAATCGATAAAGTCGTAAGCGTGCGCCAGTCTATCAACGAGACGATTCTACGTCAAGGTCACTTCACACAACACGTGCAATGTCGGATTCTATTTACACTCATGACTTTCTTTTAGAGCAGAGTTTGGAGATAAAACAGGAGTCTCCCTTCGAATTAGGCGCGATGTCGGCATCAGTTCCGATTCCTCACAGGCGACCAGAACTCGGTGACTTTAATGGAGACTTAGATTTATGTTTACAAGATAATCCAGTTGAATCCTTTCACAGTGTTCCTACACTATCATACGGCAAACTGTCTTTTGAAGCTGACTCTTCAAAAATGGAACCATTTAAAATGGAAGACGATGATATATTTCAAGTAGACAAAGCAGATTTGATACTGGGACCGACATTGGCAGAATTAAATGCTAATCCAGATACTTCCCTGGATGATTTAAACTTTGATGACTTACTCTTACCAGAAGAAAATGGATACTGCATACAAATTGGTGGTGCCATGAGTGGTTCAAAACGTGCAGTAAATACGATGCAGACATCAAATATGGCCACAGAGAGCCCATGTAGTCCGTATAGTCGTACTCAACTTGCTTTTTCACCGTCAAGTCAGCATAGTTCAGCTTCATCAAGTTTTGTTCCACCAATAAACCAGTTACCAGAATTGCTACTTCGTATGGATGGCTACAGTGGTGAAATTGCTTTGGGCCAATCAGTTCCTGCATCTTCAGTTTTGCCACCTTTTCCATCAAATGTGAAAACACAACAGACACAGCTATCATCGTCTGCCCCTACACATCTGACAATGGAGCAGgtaaaatgtgtaaaatatttaaaaaaaattgttgttatcTTTAGCCTTGCGTTATAacctttaatatattatttttttaaggatgCTTACAAGTAAGTATTCCTACAAACAAATACAGATGATTGATTATCTAGATCTCAGATAAACATGTTATACATAGTCCttgtatatgtaaattttgctatttatttcataactttgtATTATTAgctgattaattttaaaatacgtttatttaattttttataaaataaattacagctATAATCTCCtagtatacatttatttaaaatacataaattgtgTCATCGGATTATGAGTGGCTTACcacaaacaaaatacaaaatttactttGCCTTGCTTTTCATTGTCATACAAAACTTGGTCTGGAAATTATAACCTCTTtgtattcaattaaattaaataaaattttcaatgttgatttaacattttttttttttaaatataatgcttGTAgcaatacaaaaagaaaagagTTTAATGTAAACAATCATCTAAAGCTaccaaattttatcaaaataagcAATTTAGTAACTTATAATCTCTAATGTTAAAGtataattttgacattttttactttatactgGAGGATGAAAAATAGTATGTTACATCAGTGTtccccaaagtgggcgataatgCCCCCTTGTTCGCGCTGAAGTTACTAAGGGGTAAGAgaccttgaaaaaaaaatggtaccGTTGTGTAGCGGCTTGGGGG harbors:
- the LOC123658388 gene encoding 8-oxo-dGDP phosphatase NUDT18, which produces MSRQVDSFISKLLQGAGLEGVENDFCDFTIADQNSVAESQGITPTTPSNFKPVLGGNVTYVVACVIINDRDELLLMQEAKESCAGKWYLPAGRMEKGETIVQAAAREVLEETGLHFKAETLLVVETAGGTWFRFVLTGNVIGGELKTPAKADKESLQAKWIFNLQEISLRANDILHLIDKAKLYKQSKPGVTWHKHILPAPIPHVKDLMRLIVLIKKRSTNRLHVLLSEKTTLHFPTCEINPAKSMHSTLRRFMVEMFGADVAQHRPLGLLNIEADPSADGCCLTLLVVFRPPLEEVPLIGKCAWHELSEDIHKDLLPVVLSKNSTIELHVVR
- the LOC123658387 gene encoding peroxisomal N(1)-acetyl-spermine/spermidine oxidase, with amino-acid sequence MGDENLNSQIKYEVNKYNVIIIGAGIAGLAAANHFIKNGMDDFIILEARNRIGGRIISIPLKNHNVELGANYIHGVLGNPIYELATTNGLVNIINIPKPHKVIAATEDGKQVPFGVLHEIHEAYVCFLRRCEEYFLCQYLPPPDIHSVGEHINLEATIYLERLPSSEEKKLRRLIFDCLLKRETCISGCNSMDDIDLLELGSYTELQGGNIVIPSGFSSILGPMTKNITPDRILSNHPVIKIKWDSEEHSNLRYFEDVGEESEDSDQTVIEDFSKATSEKAGDSSEGFGKTPEKISKKLSYCVEVVCENGQSFYANHVVCTVPLGVLKETAASLFEPALPQYKLESIERLLFGAVNKIYLEYERPFLNPDVTEMMLLWDTTQITEDISQMWYKKIYSFVKVTETLLLGWLSGKEAEYMETLSTEEVSSTCTKILRKFLNDPFVPEPQSCVCTSWKKQPYTRGSYTAIAVGASQSDIESLGQPLFRNVHDKKPVLLFAGEHTHSSFYSTVHGAFLSGQAAARRLLTPDVTSENVIDCPASSDLNTWIQGIQLDN